The DNA window ctggaaaaaaaaaaaaaaaaagccagtattCTAGTTGATTTGAAAGAAGGTTGTTCTGCTCACAGAAAGATGCTGTGTCTTGGAAACACTTAAGATACTCTGCAGACGGAAATAGGGGGAAaatgccccgccccgccccccattTGAAGTTCTCCTTTCTTAGCCTGATTTCCGacaatattttaatatctgaagttatttggCCATCCTTAGAAGTGCAACTTATCCTCTCACGGCACGAAAAAGTTGCCTAAGTCCGAGgaatgagtcactttgctctgATGAGTAATCTCAGGTGTCATGGAACCTCGTTCCGAAGAAAGAGGGGAGGGGGCGTCAGATATGCAGACGGAAGAAGACAGGCCGCTGGGTATTGGATGGCGAGAACTCGATATTCCTATAATTGCGTCATTTCGAACCCAATTGGGTCCAGATGTTATGCGCACCGACGGATTACCGTCTCGGAAACTCTCAATCAGACGCAAGCGAAAGGAGAGGAGGCGGTTAATTAAATATTGAGCAGAAAGTCGCGTGGGGAGCGTGTCACGTGGGTCCCGAGACTCGGCGAGCCTGGGATAAATACCGCGCGGCAGCCAGCAGGCAAAAGACCGCGCTGCTGACCTCCTCCAACGTTGCTGCGACCGAGAGTGCGCAGCGCCCCGCGAGTGCTCAGACCAGCAGAGGAACCTCCGGGCGGGTCGGCTGCGGTAAGTGCCCGCGCGCTGTACTGCGCGCTTTCCGCGCTGCGCACCGCTCCGAGCCGGCGTCTAGCAGGGCTGGATGGGCGGCTGCTGCGGACAGCGGGGAAACAGCCGGGGGACAACTGGGGGGCTGCGAGGAAACGGGTATCCCAAGTGCTTTATCCCTCCTTGTCTTCCACCCGCACAGCCTCCTGGCTTGAAGGTATGGATTGGTGGTTGAAAGCTGGGGATTTGGGGTCTAGGAAGAAGGGAATTTGAGATTTTAGGGCTTGTCTTTCCTAACATGCACATGCAGGACTTTAGCCCTTTAGGTGGGTTGTCTTGTTTCAATCGGCCCTGAGTTCTGTTATGGGatcaaaaattcttttttttccccctctgccttttctccctaCTCTTCTCAGAAATCCAACATGAAAATCCTCGTGGCCTTGGCAGCGATTTTTCTCGTCTCCACTCAACTGTCTGCAGAAGAAATCGGAGCCAACGATGATCTCAATTATTGGTCCGACTGGTCCGACAGCGACCAGATCAAGGTGAGACCCATTCCCTAGATGGCCTGCGCCCTTCTTCACGGGTTTAGGAGCTGTCACTTACCACCATCCCACCATCACCCCCAGCGATAGCCACCCTAGTTACCCTAGTGGGCTCCGGGATGGGATGACAACCAGAGGCAGTGGGGACGAGCTGCGAGGGCTTGTAAAAGGAACGTCATTCCCCTGGGTCCTGCAACCGAGAACCAAGTTTCCTCTCCATCGTCGGGTCTCAGGAACTCTCTGGAGGAATAATACCCTCCCTAAGGATCCCAGGATCCTCACAAGACTGGAAACCTCACAAGGTTTCATCCCCTGGTAACGCGGATTTCGGGGACTAGTCCCGCTGCAAAAGGGCCTGGAGTTTGGAAACGCTGGGCAGGGACTGAGAGCGCGTCCGACGCAGGCAAAAGCAGGGGCAAGTGGCCAGTTGCTGGGGGCCTGGAGAGACGCAGGTGGGTGGGAAGCTAACTTCCGGCCTTGACTTTTATTTTACCGACCTGAAGACATAGCCGCAAGTTTTCCTTTAGATTGCTCGCAGGCTGTTTGCGCGAGGGACCCACATGCAGCAGGAACAGTGAGAGTCACGCACTGCTAGTCGCTCCTAAAGCGCTGTCACCTTACCTACCACCCCCGGccagtccctcccctccccccgccacacacacctGTGTGCATTTAGGGCGGTGATAGGTCGCCGCAGCCAGCGCTTGAGATGAGACAAAGTCCGGTAGCTGAGAGGCTGCTGAGTGAGAGTCTGGGTGCTGGGAGCAAAGAACCGAAAGCGCTCTCAGGGCGTGGAGGCACTGTGCGTCCCGCTAACGGCAAGGCTGGGCTAGCAGGAGGCGGAGGTGCAGGACACCAACTGGGCGGGGAGGAGTGGAGAGAGGGAGCGCCCAGGCTTGAGGAAGCTCGGCTTCCTCTCTCCTCGGATCTAGTTCTCTAATCCTGGTCTGGCCCCACCGCCAGGATTTGCCCAAGGCTGGAACGCACTCCGAATTCCCAGTGCCTCGAACTGGTTGCCTTCAGGCCCGATAATCCCTGTGTTTGTCCTCTAGGAGGAAATGCCTGAGCCCTTTGAGCATCTTCTGCAGAGAATCGCTCGGAGACCCAAGCCTCAGCAGTTCTTTGGATTGATGGGCAAACGGGATGCTGGTGAGATGGGCAGTcgtccctctctgtctctctgggcaacccacacacatacactcccACTCACGGTCTTAGCTGGTGCTCAGAGCACCCAGTCTCTCTTGCTCTATGAGCAGAGATTTCCACTCTAAAAGGGTATATCTGCTGGGGCGCGACTCTGGCCCTCACCTCACTAACACACATGTGCCCACAGAGGGAGGGAGatccatctgaaccaccaagaacAGGAATGAACCTTTTTAGCTAAGTGCTTCCTTGCCCAAGGATCCAAACTGACAAGCAACAGGAGGGCTCAGGGTACTCAGTAGGTTCTCAGTGCTTGTGGAAAACTGACTTTAGATCACTGGGGTTAGAGTAGATTCAGCTGCCAGTGTCTTCTGATAGAAGAGTAATCTCCTTGAATTCATCACACCATCAGTGGAATGCGTGGTTAACGTCAATTTGTCTCTTGTCAGATTCCTCAATTGAAAAGCAAGTGGCCCTGTTAAAGGCCCTTTATGGTAAACATTTCtataaatctttattttactACTGTGAATGCACATGTGTGAAGAAAGCCTTTTGTGGACTCAAATACAGATTCTTGATAATGCCTGTTGAATTGAAGAGATGtgtttgctctctctctcctgaGAATCAGAGGTGATGGACCTTGAATGCATGTCTCATAAGAAAACAAGAGACGTGGTATGGTCAGGCAGTTATTAGCAGACCTCAGAAGTCTCACAGACCTCAGTTTGAATCTGTGGCCCATGTAAACCAATTAAAACTATTCCTTTTTCT is part of the Ovis aries strain OAR_USU_Benz2616 breed Rambouillet chromosome 4, ARS-UI_Ramb_v3.0, whole genome shotgun sequence genome and encodes:
- the TAC1 gene encoding protachykinin-1 isoform X3 is translated as MKILVALAAIFLVSTQLSAEEIGANDDLNYWSDWSDSDQIKEEMPEPFEHLLQRIARRPKPQQFFGLMGKRDADSSIEKQVALLKALYGHGQLSHKMAYERSVMQDYERRRK
- the TAC1 gene encoding protachykinin-1 isoform X1 — encoded protein: MKILVALAAIFLVSTQLSAEEIGANDDLNYWSDWSDSDQIKEEMPEPFEHLLQRIARRPKPQQFFGLMGKRDADSSIEKQVALLKALYGHGQLSHKRHKTDSFVGLMGKRALNSVAYERSVMQDYERRRK
- the TAC1 gene encoding protachykinin-1 isoform X2, translating into MKILVALAAIFLVSTQLSAEEIGANDDLNYWSDWSDSDQIKEEMPEPFEHLLQRIARRPKPQQFFGLMGKRDAGHGQLSHKRHKTDSFVGLMGKRALNSVAYERSVMQDYERRRK
- the TAC1 gene encoding protachykinin-1 isoform X4 — protein: MKILVALAAIFLVSTQLSAEEIGANDDLNYWSDWSDSDQIKEEMPEPFEHLLQRIARRPKPQQFFGLMGKRDAGHGQLSHKMAYERSVMQDYERRRK